Part of the Kamptonema formosum PCC 6407 genome, GGGATGGAAGATAAACCCTACGCTCGCTATCAACGCCTCTGTCTCAATTCTCAAATTCCAGCCCACGAAAGATTACGTTCCAATTCTGATTCCTGTCCCGATAATATTTGGGGTTGGCCTCCCTACGCAGTGCGAGAAGCTTGGCGGGAAATGCTGGATGGACATTTGGGCAAGTCGTTGAAGTTGATGTGGCAAGTTTTTTCAGAACCAACTTTTGCGGAAACTTACACGCCAAAATCTGGTAATGTGTTCGATTCAATTGATAGAGAAGCTGATAGAATTGGGTGGAAAGAAATCTATCGCTATGGACGAGTTCTGAGTATTCGTAAAACTGATGATGGTAGATATGCGATCGCTTATTCTTCTTCTAGTGCTAGCCAACGCTCTCATGCTTTTGTTATAGCTAAATATGTGCATTTAGCTACGGGCTATCCAGCGATTCAGTTCCTCCCGGATTTGCAAGCTTATCGCGAACAAACCCGCGATTTCAAGTCAGTTGTTAATGCCTATGAAAGTCACGATTTTGTCTATGAATATTTAGAACGCAATGGTGGCACAGTATTGATTAGAGGTCGGGGAATTGTAGCTTCGCGGGTGGTACAGCGGCTTTATGAAGCTAGGGCGAGAAATCAGAATATTCAAGTATTGCATTTGATGCGATCGCCTAGACCGCAAGGTAATAAATTCGGTCGCGCCAGACGAAAAGTAGAAAATCACTGTGAATTTCAGCCTTTCAACTGGCCAAAAGCTTGCTGGGGCGGGGACTTGCGGGTAATTCTGGAGAATGCTGCTATTGAGAATCGCTCAGAACTTCTGACGGATTGGGGTGGTACTACTACTGCTAATCGCAGCGATTGGCGGCGTATAGTCCGAGAAGGCCTCAGTCAAGGATGGTATCAAATTACTTTTGGGGAAGTGGAACGAGTCGAACGGGATGCTCAAAACCGCACGGTGACTTATATTCAGGAGAAGGGGTTAAAGGGACAGCTACAGTTAGCGGCGGATTTTATTATTGATGCGACTGGTTTGGATGCTAAAGTCAAGACGAGCCCGCTGCTAGAAGATTTAGTCAATCAATATAACCTCCCTCTCAATCATTTGGGGCGTTTGAGTATTAGTAATGATTTTGAATTACGGGAAATGCGATCGCCTCTGACTCCCGTTAATCAGGGGAAAACATCAAATGCCCTTCTTGCTAAGGGAAGCTGGGGCGATCGAGGGGGCCGAATGTATGCCGCAGGCGCAATTACTTTAGGTGGCCCCTACGCACCTGTAGATAGTTTCCTGGGTTTACAATATGCTGCCCTGCGCTCTATTGAGAGTTTAGCGGCGGCGCGAGCTCCAGGGATGCAGAGTTTGGGCGCTGTGAGATCCCTAACTCAGTGGTGGAAGTGGGCCCTCAACCAATCTCCAGGTTGAAAATAAAAAACGCCCAAATTGCGGGCGCTCGTCAGGGTGCATCTACTATGCTTACTAGCATACACCCTTAAGGGGTAATACCCCTCAATTAATTAATAAAAAGTTATAATTTGGTCTCAATTGTGTTAATTGGTAATGGGTAATGGCTAATGGGTAATGGGTAATGGCTAATGGGTAATTGGTAATGGCTAATTGCTAATTGCTAATTGCTAATGGCTAATGGCTAATTGCTAATTGCTAATTACCCATCTCCCCCATCTCCCCCATCTCCCCCATCCTCCCCCATCTCCCCCCATCTCCCCCATCTCCCCGCCCCCCGCTCCCCCGCCCCCTCTCTTTCCCTAGCCCCCTAGCCCCTTCTTCAAAATGACTCCTACTCTCTTCGGTCGCTGGCAGACTCGGTTATTACTATTTGCAACTGTGGGAGTTGCAGTAACAATACCTTTTTTTTTAGGATTAATTGGCTCTAAATCAGGTTGGATATTTTTCTGGATACTAGGATATATAGGGATTTTTGGATTGATTTGGGATGTTTTATATATTTACATTCAGCAGTTCCGGTGGGATCGAGATTGGCCGGGAGCTTTTCAATTGTTGAGCGGTGTTTGGGAAGCTATTTTTTTGGTGTTTTTGATCGAAATTCTGGGTTTACCAGGCATAGAGCAGGAGGATTTTGATTTAGCCGCCTTTGGCTTGCACTATAGTTTAGTCTGGGTGACAATTTATCTCGCGTCGCAAACATTACTCCGAGTTTTATTTCCCTACTGGCGTTTCCGTGGCGGTCAATGGTTTTAAGTTATTTAACTTAAATTTAAGTCGTTGTAAGATTAAGCTCGCGCTGTATTTGCTCGATATCAATAATATTAAGAGATCGTTAACATCTCTCTAATCACTCAAAAATAGAGTATAATTGAAATCAATATTTAAAATTAGGGTAATTTGCTGCCATTCGTGGGTTATGTGGCATCAAAAGCTCTGCAAAATCTTCAGACTAGAAAAAAAATAAATTTTCTGAATGCTTGCCCATAAGTCGGAAAGTTTTTCAGGGGGGATCTAGTAGCTGTTAACTCTGTAGAGAACTAATATGGATAATAATCAGGTTCAGAATCAAAGTCAAGCTAAGGAGTCTCAAGTAAAGGAAGCTAGAGTAGATGAAATCAAGGCAAATTTAGGAGAACATACTATAGAAACTTACGGGCAAGCCTTTGCCAATTACAAGTATGTAGATGAGAAATTGCGAGAAACAATTAAAGAACTATCCGAACTAAAATTTGCACTAGATAACTCAGCGATAGTTGCCATGACTGATGCCAAAGGCATTATCAGCTATATCAACGATAAATTTTGTGAAATATCTAAATATAGCCGCAAAGAGCTGATTGGGAAAACTCACAAAATTATCAATTCTGGCTATCATTCTCAAGAATTTTTCAAGGAATTTTGGCAGACTATTACCGCTGGTAAAGTTTGGAAAGCTATAATTAAAAACCGGGCCAAAGATGGAACATATTACTGGGTAGATACCACCGTCATACCCTTTTTAGATGAAAGCGGGCAACCCTATAAATATTTATCGATCAGATATGAAATCACAGAGGCTAAGGAAGCAGAGGAGGAATCTCGCAAACAGGCGGAACAACTGGAAATTGCCCTAAAAGAGCTAAAAATTACTCAATCCCAGCTAGTTCAAGCTGAAAAATTATCGAGTTTAGGGCAATTAGTTGCTGGAGTTGCCCATGAAATTAATAATCCTGTCAGCTTTATCTATGGAAATCTTGTTCATGCTAATGAGTACATTCACTCCTTGCTAAAATTGCTGAATCTTTACCAGGAAAATTATCCGAATCCAGTCCCAGAGATTAAAATGGTAGCTCAGGAAAGTGATGTAGATTTCTTAATAGAAGATTTGCCAAAACTACTAAGTTCGATGAAAATGGGGGCGAACCGGATTCGCGAGATAGTTTTGTCTTTGCGGAACTTTTCAAGACATGATGAAGCTAAAATGAAGCCAGTTGATATTCACGAAGGCATCGATAGTACGCTGCTGATTCTACAAAATCAACTTAAAAGACAAGGTAAACTTGCTGAAGTTCGCGCGATCAAAGAATATGGTAATCTGCCGCTAGTTGAGTGCTACCCAAGTCAGTTAAATCAGGTATTTATGAATATTATTGCTAATGCAATTGATGCTTTAGAAGGATTCAGAATTAAGCAACTCCAAGTAATGAAAAACAAGGAAGAAGAAATAGAGGTTTATTCTCTTTGCCCGATTCCTACAATTAGGATTAAGACTAAAGTGGGAGAGGAAAATCAAGTCATAATTTCTATTATTGACAATGGATGTGGGGTAGAACCAGAAGTTATGCAACGGCTATTCGACCCATTTTTTACAACAAAAGATGTAGGAAAAGGTACTGGCTTAGGGCTGTCTATTTCTTACCATATTATCGTCGAAAAACATAAAGGTAAGTTAGAATGTTTTTCACA contains:
- a CDS encoding FHA domain-containing protein; protein product: MNPQPLRLQLSWEDTSLGDRREPLLELPIAIGRIFESMPATINGDRVSRIALNNSQVSRFHAAIALEKGSIVVTDTGSRNGTFVNGIRQHRSVLANGDTLQIGPYSIVIYFAPSHSLPTRNSQIFFNPTTNLPDPNWFPQLPLSPPSPSGSRGSGFPPPIFLQSAVLTAQSIYATGLPVSEIDYAAIGGGLGSFFWVNLLRICGVKTSQIWALGMEDKPYARYQRLCLNSQIPAHERLRSNSDSCPDNIWGWPPYAVREAWREMLDGHLGKSLKLMWQVFSEPTFAETYTPKSGNVFDSIDREADRIGWKEIYRYGRVLSIRKTDDGRYAIAYSSSSASQRSHAFVIAKYVHLATGYPAIQFLPDLQAYREQTRDFKSVVNAYESHDFVYEYLERNGGTVLIRGRGIVASRVVQRLYEARARNQNIQVLHLMRSPRPQGNKFGRARRKVENHCEFQPFNWPKACWGGDLRVILENAAIENRSELLTDWGGTTTANRSDWRRIVREGLSQGWYQITFGEVERVERDAQNRTVTYIQEKGLKGQLQLAADFIIDATGLDAKVKTSPLLEDLVNQYNLPLNHLGRLSISNDFELREMRSPLTPVNQGKTSNALLAKGSWGDRGGRMYAAGAITLGGPYAPVDSFLGLQYAALRSIESLAAARAPGMQSLGAVRSLTQWWKWALNQSPG
- a CDS encoding PAS domain-containing sensor histidine kinase; the encoded protein is MDNNQVQNQSQAKESQVKEARVDEIKANLGEHTIETYGQAFANYKYVDEKLRETIKELSELKFALDNSAIVAMTDAKGIISYINDKFCEISKYSRKELIGKTHKIINSGYHSQEFFKEFWQTITAGKVWKAIIKNRAKDGTYYWVDTTVIPFLDESGQPYKYLSIRYEITEAKEAEEESRKQAEQLEIALKELKITQSQLVQAEKLSSLGQLVAGVAHEINNPVSFIYGNLVHANEYIHSLLKLLNLYQENYPNPVPEIKMVAQESDVDFLIEDLPKLLSSMKMGANRIREIVLSLRNFSRHDEAKMKPVDIHEGIDSTLLILQNQLKRQGKLAEVRAIKEYGNLPLVECYPSQLNQVFMNIIANAIDALEGFRIKQLQVMKNKEEEIEVYSLCPIPTIRIKTKVGEENQVIISIIDNGCGVEPEVMQRLFDPFFTTKDVGKGTGLGLSISYHIIVEKHKGKLECFSQLGCGTQFVISIPISQQDRV